The genomic DNA GTGGCCGAAGTGAGGGCGCGGCGACTGATCGTTGGAGTGATGCTGGCCGTCGCTGCCGTGGCGTGTGGGACCGCCGGAGAGAAGACCGCCGCCAAGGCCGACAGCACCGCCACTCCCGCCCCCGACTCGTTCCGCGTCGTGTTCGAGACGAGCCGCGGAAAGTTCGTGGTGCAGGCGATCAAGGCGTGGGCGCCGATCGGGGTCGAGCGATTCTATCGTCTCGTGAACGACGGCTTCTACGACGACAATCGGTTCTTTCGTGTCGTGCCCGGTTTCGTCGTGCAGTTCGGCCTGAACGGAGAGCCGAAGAAGAACGATGCGTGGGACGACAAGCGGCTACCGGACGACTCGGTGCGCCAGTCGAATGCGCGCGGCACGATCACGTTCGCCACGGAAGGCCCGCGGACACGGACGCATCAGCTCTTCATTAATCTGGCGGACAACGCTCGGCTCGATAAGATGGGCTTCGCACCGTTCGGGAAAGTCGTCGAAGGCATGGACGTGGTGGATTCGCTGTACAGTGCGTACGGCGAAGATCCGGAACAGCACTTCATCATGACCATGGGGAATTCGTATCTCAGCAGGCTGTTTCCGAAGCTGGACTATATCAAGACGGCGAAAGTGGGGGCGCCCTGAACGAGCATACCACGGACAAACTTCGGAAATACGCGGATCGGCACGGAGACGGCGTCAACTGCGGTTAACGGCCGTTCAGGACCTTTTTTTTACAACACCCTCGGGAGGCTTCGCGAATCGAAGCCTCCCGAGGGTGTTCTAAGAAAAGCACTCAACTGCAAACGCCGTTCAAACGCCGTTCAAACGCCGTCTCCGTGCCGGTCCGTGAACGTCCGACGTTTGTCCGTGGTAGCTCGTGTTCCTATCGATCGCTTTGCCGGAACGTATTCTCCGGACTATCCGGCGCCGTCGGATCCGTGTTCTCGGACACCGGATCACTGAAGCTCGCCCGCTCGTGCGACGGTGTCGTCCCCGCCGGCGGTTGTGCCTTCATCCGCCCTTGTCCCGCGATCTCGCTGGCCTGACTCCCCGTCGGCTCGATCGCGCGTCGCGTGCCCTGTTCGTCGTTGAAGCCTTCGTGCTCTCGATTGTCCGCCATCGTCCACTCCTCTCTCCAGAGATGCCAACTCGTCGGACGATCTCTGGCGCAAGCTTTACGCCTGCATCGTCAGCGAACCTCCGCTGAGATCGCCTGCGCGACATCCGTGGTACCCGCGGTGCCGCCGATGTCCGCCGTGCGCGGAGCACCGGGATCGGCGAGGACCGTCTCGATCGCCCGCACCACCGACGCGGCCGCGGCGCGCTCGCCCAAATGCTCGAGCATCATCGCGCCCGACCAGATCTGTCCGATCGGATTCGCGATGCCTCTACCCGCGATGTCCGGCGCCGATCCGTGGACCGGCTCGAACATCGACGGATACTCCCGCTCCGGATTCAGATTCGCACTCGGCGCAATCCCGATCGAACCGGCGATCGCCGGGCCCAGGTCCGACAGGATGTCGCCGAAGAGATTGCTCGCGACGACGACGTCGAACCAATCGGGATGCCGAACGAAGTGCGCGCTCAGAATGTCGACGTGATATTGGTCCGCGCGCACATCAGGATACTCGGCGGCGATCGCCGTGAATCGGTTGTCCCAGTACGGCATCGAGTGTCGCAGCCCGTTCGACTTGGTCGCCGACGTCACGTGACGCCCGCGGGTGCGCGCAAGCTCGAAGGCGTAGCGCATGACGCGATCGCAGCCGCGCCGCGTGAACGTCGCCGTCTGCGTGACGAGCTCATCGGGCGTCCCCTCGTGCTCGATGCCACCGATATCAGAATACTCACCTTCCGTATTCTCGCGAACGACGACGAAGTCGAGGCTCCCCGGCGCGCGATCGCGCAACGGCGATTGAATGCCGCGCAGCAACCGCACGGGGCGAAGATTGACGTATTGCTGAAAGCCGCGGCGAAT from Gemmatimonadaceae bacterium includes the following:
- a CDS encoding peptidylprolyl isomerase, yielding MLAVAAVACGTAGEKTAAKADSTATPAPDSFRVVFETSRGKFVVQAIKAWAPIGVERFYRLVNDGFYDDNRFFRVVPGFVVQFGLNGEPKKNDAWDDKRLPDDSVRQSNARGTITFATEGPRTRTHQLFINLADNARLDKMGFAPFGKVVEGMDVVDSLYSAYGEDPEQHFIMTMGNSYLSRLFPKLDYIKTAKVGAP
- a CDS encoding tartrate dehydrogenase, yielding MSRAHRIAVIPGDGIGNEVVPAGQQVLEAAARRFDFSLEWQHFDWSCERYARTGAMMPLDGLDQLRSFDAIFLGAVGYPGVPDHVSLWGLLLPIRRGFQQYVNLRPVRLLRGIQSPLRDRAPGSLDFVVVRENTEGEYSDIGGIEHEGTPDELVTQTATFTRRGCDRVMRYAFELARTRGRHVTSATKSNGLRHSMPYWDNRFTAIAAEYPDVRADQYHVDILSAHFVRHPDWFDVVVASNLFGDILSDLGPAIAGSIGIAPSANLNPEREYPSMFEPVHGSAPDIAGRGIANPIGQIWSGAMMLEHLGERAAAASVVRAIETVLADPGAPRTADIGGTAGTTDVAQAISAEVR